TCCCGGCGGTCGGCGCGAAGGCCCCGGTGGTCTCGGGCGGTGACGTGGCGGTGGCGCTGAAGCCGTCGAAGGGCGCGCAGGCGCTGCTGACGTTCCTGGCCTCGGCGGACGCGGCGGAGATCCAGGCGAAGCTGGGCGGTTTCGTCTCGCCGAACCGCGGGGTGAACCCGGGCGCGTACCCCAACGACATCCAGCGGGACATCGCCAAGAACCTGCTCGCGGCGGGCGACGACTTCCGCTTCGACATGTCCGACCAGGCTCCGGCGTCCTTCGGCGGTACGCCGGGGGCGGGCGAGTGGAAGGACCTCCAGGACTTCCTGGCGAACCCGGCGGACGTCGCGGGTGCCCAGGCCAAGCTGGAGGCCGACGCGGCCAAGGCCTTCGGGAACTGATCCCGGTGGCCTCCAAGACGCACGCCCCCGCCGCTGTGGCGGGGGCCCGCACCCGTGCGGCCCGGCGGCACCGGCTGGTGGCGGGGGCGTTCCTGCTGCCCGCGCTGGTGCTGCTCGGCGCGCTCGTCGTGCACCCGATCGGCTACTCCCTCTACCGCAGCCTCTTCGACCGCTCCGGCGGCTCCTTCGTGGGCGCCGCGAACTACCGGGAGATCCTGCACGACGACACGATCCGCACCGCGCTGGGCAACACCGCGCTGTGGGTGGTGCTGGCGCCGACGACGGCGACCGCGCTCGGTCTGATCTTCGCGGTGCTGACCGAACGGGTGCGCTGGGGCACGGCGTTCAAGCTCCTGGTGTTCATGCCGATGGCCATCTCGATGCTGGCGGCGGGCATCATCTTCCGCCTGGTCTACGAGGCGGACCCGGACCGCGGGGTGGCGAACGCGGTGTGGGTCGGGGTCCACGACACCTTCGCGCCGTCCTCGGCCTTCCCCAAGGCCCGGCCGGGCCGGGATTCGCCGCTGGTGGACGCGGGCGGCGGCGCGTTCGTGACGCGCGATCCGGTACGGGCGGGCTCGCCGGTGCTGATCCCGCTGGTCGGGGTGGCTCCGGCCGACCTGCCCAAGGCCGCCCGTCCGGCGAAGGCGGCGCCCGCCGAGCCGGGCCGGGTGACCGGGACGGCCTGGCAGGACTTCCGCCCTGGCGGGGGCGGCCGTACCAACACGGTCGACCCGGCCGAGTCGGGGTACGCGGGCATGCGGATCGAGGCCGTCAAGGACGGCAAGGTGGTGGACTCGGCGACGGCCGCGGGCGACGGCACCTTCTCGCTGTCCGCGAAGGCCGACGGGGCGCTGCTGCGGCTGCCCGCCTCGAACTTCGCGGCGCCGTACGCGGGCGTGCAGTGGCTGGGGCCGACGCTGGTCACCCCGGCCGTGATCGGCGCGTACGTGTGGATGTGGGCCGGGTTCGCGATGGTCCTGATCGGGGCCGGGCTGGCGTCCGTACCGCGCGAGCTGCTGGAGGCGGCGCGGGTGGACGGGGCCAACGAGTGGCAGGTGTTCCGCCGGATCACGGTGCCGCTGCTGGCACCGGTGCTGGGCGTGGTGCTGGTGACCCTCGTCATCAACGTGATGAAGATCTTCGACCTGGTCTTCGTGATCGCGCCCGGTTCGGTGCAGGACGACGCGAACGTCCTCGCCCTCCAGCTCTACCGCACCTCCTTCGGTACGGACGCGAACCCGGGCCTCGGCAGTGCCATCGCGGTGCTGCTGCTGGTGCTGGTCCTCCCGGTCATGCTCTACAACATCCACCGGATGCGAAGGGAGGCCCGCGCATGACGACGCCGAGTACGCCGAGCCTCACGGGCAGGCTGGCGGCGCGCGCCGCGGGCGGCGCCGTGCGCGTGTTCCTGGTGCTGGCGGCCATGTTCTGGCTGCTGCCGACGCTGGGGCTGCTGGTCTCCTCGCTGCTCGCCCCGGCCGACCTGAACAAGCACGGCTGGTGGCAGGTGCTGACCGCGCCGTCCCGGCTGACCACCGGCAACTACGAACGGCTGCTGTCCAACGACACCATCACCGGCTCGCTGCTGAGCACGGTCGCGATCACCGTGCCGGCCACCCTGCTGGTCCTGGTGCTGGGCGCGTTCGCCGGATACGCCTTCGCCTGGCTGGAGTTCCCGGGCCGCGACGCACTGTTCCTGCTGGTGGTCGCGCTGCTGGTGGTACCCGTACAGGTGGCGCTGATCCCGGTCTCCGAACTCTTCGGCTCCATCGGCCTGTTCGAGACCACGGCCGGGGTCGTGCTGTTCCACACCGCTTTCGGGCTGCCGTTCGCGGTGTTCCTGCTGCGCAACTTCTTCGCGGAGATCCCGCGCGAGCTGCTGGAGGCGGCGCGCCTGGACGGGGCGGGCGAACTTCGGCTGTTCGCCCGGGTGGTGCTGCCGCTGGGCGGTCCGGCGATCGCCTCGCTGGGCATCTTCCAGTTCCTGTGGGTGTGGAACGACATGCTGGTGGCGCTGGTCTTCGCCGACTCGGCGCACCCGCCGATCACGGTGGCGCTCCAGCAGCAGGTACGGCAGTTCGGCAACAACATCGACGTACTGGCGCCGGGCGCGTTCCTGTCGATGGTGATCCCGCTGGCCGTGTTCTTCGCGTTCCAGCGGCAGTTCGTGTCGGGGGTGATGGCGGGCGCGATCAAGTAGCGCGACACAGCGGCCCCTCTCACGAATCGCCGCGTTGACGTGCCGCGTTGACGCTGGGTAACCCGAATGCCACGGGTCGCGTAACCCGATCACCACCCCAGGGGTTGCTGGGCAATATGCCCGCGCCGACCCATGGATGTGCCGTGCCCCGGTTCAGCGTCATCGTGCCCGCGTACAAGGTCCAGGCGTACCTCCAGGAGGGGCTGGACTCGGTCCTCTCCCAGTCGTACCCGGATCTGGAACTGATCGCGGTGGACGACGCCTCGCCGGACGCCTGCGGCCAGCTCATCGACGAGTACGCGGCCCGGGACCCCCGGGTCACCCCCGTGCACCTGGCGCGCAACGGGGGCCTGGGCCCGGCCCGCAACGCGGGCGTGGCCCGGGCCACCGGCGACTACCTGGTCTTCCTCGACGGCGACGACACCCTCGCCCCGGGCGCCCTGCAGGCCATCGCGGACCGGCTGAAGGCCACCGGCTCCCCCGACGTCCTGGTCTACGACTACGCGCGCACCTTCTGGACCGGCGAGACCACCCGCAACCGGCTCGCGCACCGCCTCTCCGAGGAGGGCCCGGCCAGCTTCCGGCTCGCCGACCGCCCGGCGCTGCTCGGCATGCTGATGGTGGTGTGGAACAAGACGTACCGCCGCGAGTTCGTGGAGCGCGAGGGCCTCTCCTTCCCGCCCGGGTTCTACGAGGACACCCCCTGGACCTATCCGGCGCTGCTGGCCGCCGAGTCCGTCGCCGTCCTGGACCGGGTCTGCGTGCACTACCGCCAGCGCCGCACCGGCTCGATCCTGACCACCTCCAGCCGACGCCACCTCGACATCTTCGACCAGTACGACCGGGTGTTCGCCTACCTCGGCACCCGCCCCGAACTCGACCGCTGGCGGCCCGCCGTGCACCGGCGGATGGCCGAGCACTTCTGCGCCCTGTACGCCGACCCGCGCCGCCTCCCGCGCGCCGCCCGGCCGGAGTTCTTCAAGCGGGCGGCCGTCCTGCTGCGCCGCCACCGGGTCCCGGTGCGCTCCGGCGCGCAGCCGGTGTCCCTCTCCCGGACCGACCGGGTGCGGCACACCCTGATGCGGTTCGGGGTCCGGCGCACCTACGGGCTGCTCTCCGCGCTGCGGGCCGCCGCCACCCGCCTCGGCCGGGGCGCGCTCGGCGGCTGGCGGGGCCTGCGCGAAGCGGCCCTGCGCTGCCACTACCGGATCCAGCGGCTGCTGCCGCTGCGGCCGGAGCTGGCGGTCTTCAGCGCGTACTGGCACGGCGGCTACGCCTGCAACCCGGCCGCGATCGAGGCGAAGCTGCGGGAGCTGGAGCCCGCCGCGCGCACCGCGTGGATCTGCGACCCGGCGCACGCGGCGACCCTGCCGAAGGAGACCGCCGCACTGCGCCCCGGCTCGCTCGCCTACTGGACGGCGCTGGCAAGGGCGACGTACCTGACCACGAACGTCAACTTCGACCGCGCGCTGGTCAAGCGGCCGGGCCAGATCCTCCTCCAGACCCAGCACGGCACCCCGCTCAAGCGGGTCGGCCTCGACCTCCAGGACCGCCCGGCGGCCACCCCGACCACCGATTTCGCGGGCCTGCTGCGGGGCGCCGACCAGTGGGACTACCTGCTGTCCGGAAACCGCCACTCCACCCTGGTGTGGGAAAAGGCCCTGCCGTCCTCCTACACCACCCTTGAGTACGGCTACCCGCGCAACGACGTCTTCCACCGGTCCGGCCCCGGCGAGGCACTGGAGCTGCGCGAACGCCTCGGCATCCCGGCGGGCTCGACGGTGATCCTGTACGCGCCCACGCACCGCGACTACCGGCGCAGCCGCCCGGACCACCTGGACTTCGAGCGGGTGCTGCGCGACCTCGGGCCACGGTTCACGATCCTGGTCCGCACGCACCTGACGTACGCGGACGCGCCGCCGACGTGGGAGCGCCACCCGCGCCTGCTGGACGTCTCCACCCACCCCTCGGTGGAGGAACTCTGCCTGGCGTCGGACGCGTTGGTGACGGACTACTCGTCCCTGATGTTCGACTACGCGGCGCTGGACCGGCCGATCGTGATCCACGCGGACGACTGGGAGGCCTACGAGGCCTCCCGCGGCACGTACTTCGACCTGCGCGCCTTCCCCCCGGGCGCGATCGCCCGGACCGAGGACGAGCTGGTGGACATCTTCGCCACGGGCCACTGGCAAGGCTCCCGCTCAGCCCAGCTCCGCGCCTCGTTCCGCACCCGCTTCTGCACGTACGACGACGGCCACGCGGCAGAACGAGTCGTCCGCCACGTCTTCCTGAACCAGAATTCCAGCCCCGCCGGCGTTTGAGGCGCCCCACCCGGCCCGGGCGGGCCCCCAACCGCAACCAATTCCAGCCCCGCCGGCGTTTGAGGCGCCCCCGGAGGGCAAACGCACCCGCAGGGACCCTCAGGCCTTCAGCCCCGCCACCACGGACGCCGCCAACGCATCCAGATACCCCCGCGGAGCGGAATCACTCACGACCACCACCCGCCAGTACAACGGCCCGATCGCCAGATCGAGCGCCCGCTCCGGATCGGTCCCCTCCGCCAGCTCCCCCCGGGACACGGCCTCCGACACGATCCCCTCGGCAAGCCTCCGCTGCCCGTCCAGCAGCGCCCCCCGCACCGCCGCCGCGATCTCCGGGTTCCGCGCGGCCTCGACCAGCAGGTCGGGGATGACCGCCGAGGCGACCGGGTGCCGCAGCACGTGGGACATGACCTCCAGCAGGGCCCGTACGTCCCCGTACAGCGACCCCGTGGCCGGCACCGGCAGCCCGTCCACGGCGAAGGCGGCCACCAGGTCCAGCACGAGGTGCAGCTTGGACTTCCACCGCCGGTAGACGGCCGTCTTGCCGACCCCCGCCCGGCGCGCGATGCCCTCGATCGACATCCGCGCGAACCCGACCGCGGCCAGTTCCTCGACCACGGCCTCCCGGATCGCCTCGGTCACGTCCTCGCGCAGGACCGCGGCCCCGGCGGGCGCACGGCGACGCCCCGCGGCGGGCGCGGCAGGCGCAGCCGCGGGCGCGGAGGCAGCGGCAGCGGCAGGGGCGGCGGGAGCGGCAGGGTCCAGGGTGGTCATACAGGGAGCATAACCGCGCACGCCGTCCCGCACCCGTCACGACGATACGGTTGCGTTCCGACGCGTCGGCCCCTACCCTCGCCGTAGCGACGATACGGACCCGTCTCATCGCAAACGACGCCCTGCACCCCGTCGAAAGCGACCCCCGTGACCACGACCCTGGACAAAACCCCGGCGCTCCCGCCGGACATCGAGGAACTGGCGGCCGCCCACGGCCTGACCCTCAGCGGCGCCCGCCCCTCCCTGCCCGCGTACATCGCGCAGCTCTGGCACCGCCGGCACTTCGTGATGTCGTACGCGACGGCGCGCATGGCGGCGACGTACAGCACCGCGAAGCTCGGCCAGGTCTGGCACCTGGTCACGCCGCTGCTGAACGCGGCCGTGTACTACTTCATCTTCGGCATCATCATGAACGCCAGCCACGGCGTCGCGAACTACCTCCCGTTCCTGATCACGGGCGTCTTCGTCTGGGACTTCATCGGCAGCTCCATCAACGCCGGCACCCGCGCGGTCCACAGCAACCTCGGCCTGGTCCGGGCCCTGCACTTCCCCCGCGCGAGCCTGCCCCTCTCCAGCGTGATCCAGCTCTTCCAGCAGCTGCTCGTCACCATGGGCGCCCTGGTCGTCCTGCTGGTCTGTTTCGGTCAGCTGCCGACCCTGAACTGGTTCCTGGTCTTCCCCACGCTGTTCCTGATGGCCGTCTTCTGCGCGGGCTGCGCCATGATCATGGCCCGGCTCGGCAGCAAGAACCCGGACGTCAGCCAGCTGATGCCGTTCATCCTGCGCACCTGGATGTACTCGTCGGGCGTCATGTGGAGCATCAGCGACATGCTGAAGCACGATCACCTGCCGCACTGGGTGACCACGATGCTCCAGACGAACCCGGCCGCGGTCTACATCGACCTGATGCGGTACGCGCTGATCGACACCACCAAGACCTCGTCCCTCCCGCCGCACGTCTGGCTGATCGCCGTCGGCTGGTCCCTCGTCGTCGGCATCGGCGGCTTCATCTACTTCTGGAAGGCCGAGGAGGAGTACGGCCGTGGCTGACACGACGACGACCCGCGCCGGCGTCCCCGCCGACACCCGCGTACCCACCGTGATCGCGGACAACGTCCACATCACCTACAAGATCGTCGGCACCGGCGGCGGCCGCGGCAGCGCCACCGCCGCGCTCAGCCGGATCTTCAACCGCAAGAAGCCGAGGCCCGGCATCCGCGAGGTGCACGCCGTCCGCGGGGTGTCCTTCATCGCCTACAAGGGCGAGGCCATCGGCCTGATCGGCACCAACGGCTCCGGCAAGTCCACCCTGCTCTCGGCCATCGCGGGCCTCCAGCCGGTGGAGAGCGGCCGGATCTTCTCGCACGGCCAGCCGTCGCTGCTGGGCGTGAACGCGGCTCTGATGAACGACCTGACCGGCGAGCGCAACGTCATCCTCGGCGGCCTGGCCATGGGCATGTCCAAGCAGCAGGTCCAGGAGCGCTACCAGGGCATCGTCGACTTCTCCGGGATCAACGAGAAGGGCGACTTCATCTCGCTCCCGATGCGCACCTACTCCTCCGGCATGGGCGCGCGCCTGCGCTTCTCCATCGCCGCCGCCAAGGACCACGACGTCCTGATGATCGACGAGGCCCTCGCCACCGGTGACGCCGCCTTCCAGCGGCGCAGCCAGAAGCGGATCGAGGAGCTGCGCAAGACGGCGGGCACCGTCTTCCTGGTCAGCCACGGCATCGGCACCATCCGCGAGACCTGCGACCGGGTCCTGTGGCTGGAGCACGGCGTGCTGCGGATGGACGGGCCGACGCAGGAGGTCTGCGACGCGTACGAGGAGTTCGGCCGGAAGTAACGGCGGGACGTGAAGAACGGGGAGGGCCCCGGGACCGGATTCCGGTCCCGGGGCCCTCCCCGTCGTCCTACACCCGAGACTGGCTCAGCTGTGCGTGCGCAGCAGCGAGCGCATCGTCCGCATCGCCACCGACAGGTTCGCCAGGTCGAAGTCGTCCGAGCCCTTGATCTCGTCCAGGGTCGTCCGGGCCCGCCCGATGATCGCCGCGTTCTTCTCCTCCCACGCCGTGAAGCGCTCCTCGGGAGTGGAGGCACCGTTGCCGACCGCCAGTACGTCGGCGGTCATCGCCGCGTGCGCGGCGAACAGGTCCTCGCGGATGGAGGCGCGGGCCATGGACTGCCAGCGGTCGGACCGCGGCAGTTCGATGATCCGGTCCATCAGCTGGGTGATGTCCAGGCGGTCGGCGAGGTCGTAGTAGACCTCGGCCACGCTCAGCGGGTCGATGCCGGTGCGGTCCGCGATCGCGACGATGTCGAGCGTCGGGAAGGCCGAGGAGAACCCGGCCACCTTGGCGGCCAGTTCCGCCGGGACGCCCGCCTCGGTCAGCTCGTCCACGATCGAGGTGTACCACTCCAGGTCGGCGCCGCGCACCAGCTTCGGCAGCTCGGACCAGACCTGCGTGACCCGCTCGGCGAAGAACGCGATGGTCTCGGTGATCTGGAGCGGCTGCGGCCGGTTGTTGAGCAGCCAGCGGGTGCCGCGCTCGACGAGGCGGCGCGAGTGCAGCCGGATCCGGGTCTGGACGTCGGCCGCGACCTTGTTGTCCAGCGCCTCGACCGCGTCCCACACCTCGGCCAGGCCGAAGATCTCGCGGGCCGAGAGCTGCGCCCGGACGATCTCCTCCAGGGAGGCCCCGGTCTCCTCGCGGAGCCGGTGCAGGAAGGTCGAGCCACCGCTGTTGACGGTGTCGTTGACCAGGATCGTCGTGATGATCTCGCGGCGCAGCGCGTGCGCCTCGATCTGCTCGGGGAACTTCTCGCGCAGGGCGCCCGGGAAGTACTCGTGCAGCAGGCGGTTGAGGTAGGCGTCGTCCGGCAGTCCGGTGCCGATCAGCTCGTCCGCCACCGTGATCTTGGTGTAGGCGAACAGGACGGCCAGCTCCGGCTGGGTCAGGCCCTTGCCGTTGTTCAGCAGCTCGCGGATCTGCCGGTCGGTGGGCAGGAACTCCAGCGCGCGGTTGAGCAGGCCCTCGCGCTCCAGGCGGCGCATGAAGCGCTGCTGGGCGTGGAGCAGGCTGGGCGCCTGGGCGGCGCCGTTGGCGAGCGCCACGTTCTGCGCGTAGTTGTTGCGCAGCACCAGGTGGCCGACCTCGTCGGTCATCGCGGCGAGGAACGTGTTGCGCTGCTTGACGGTCATGTCCCCGTCGGAGACCACCGCGTTCAGCAGGATCTTGATGTTCACCTCGTGGTCGGAGGTGTCCACGCCCGCACTGTTGTCGATGGCGTCGGTGTTGACCTTGCCGCCCTCGCCGCCCGCGCCGAGGCGGGCGAACTCGATCCGGCCCAGCTGGGTCAGGCCGAGGTTGCCGCCCTCGCCGATGACCCGGGCGCGTACGTCCTGGCCGTCGACGCGGATGGAGTCGTTCGCCTTGTCGCCGACGTCGGCGTGGGTCTCGGCCGTCGCCTTGACGTACGTACCGATGCCGCCGTTCCACAGCAGGTCGACCGGGGCCTTGAGGATCGCCTGCATCAGCTCGGCCGGGGTCATCTTGGCGGTCTTGGCGTCGATGCCGAGGGCCTGGCGGATCTGCGGGGTGACCGGGATCGCCTTCGCGGTGCGGGGGTGGATGCCGCCGCCCGCGGAGATCAGCGAGGGGTCGTAGTCGGCCCACGAGGAGCGCGGCAGGTCGAACAGGCGGCGGCGCTCGGCGTACGAGGCGGCCGCGTCCGGGTTCGGGTCGATGAAGATGTGCCGGTGGTCGAAGGCGGCGACCAGGCGGATGTGCTCGGAGAGCAGCATGCCGTTGCCGAAGACGTCACCGGACATGTCGCCGACGCCGACCGCGGTGAAGTCCTCGGTCTGGCTGTCGTGGCCCAGCTCGCGGAAGTGCCGCTTGACGGACTCCCACGCGCCGCGGGCGGTGATGCCCATGCCCTTGTGGTCGTAACCGGCGGAGCCGCCGGAGGCGAAGGCGTCGCCGAGCCAGAAGCCGTAGGACTCGGCGACCGCGTTGGCGATGTCGGAGAAGGTCGCGGTGCCCTTGTCGGCGGCGACGACGAGGTAGGTGTCGTCCTCGTCGTGGCGGACCACGTCCTTGGGGGGCACGACCTCGCCGGCGACGAGGTTGTCGGTGATGTCGAGCAGCGCCGAGATGAAGATCTTGTACGAGGCGATGCCCTCGGCGAGCCACGCGTCGCGGTCCACCGACGGGTCGGGCAGGTTCTTGGCGACGAAGCCGCCCTTGGCGCCGACCGGCACGATGACGGTGTTCTTCACCATCTGCGCCTTGACCAGGCCGAGGATCTCCGTACGGAAGTCCTCGCGCCGGTCGGACCAGCGCAGGCCGCCTCGGGCGACCTTGCCGAAGCGCAGGTGGACGCCCTCGACGCGGGGCGAGTAGACCCAGATCTCGTACGCCGGGCGGGGCGCGGGGAGGAGGTCCAGCATCGCCTG
This is a stretch of genomic DNA from Streptomyces sp. NBC_00536. It encodes these proteins:
- a CDS encoding carbohydrate ABC transporter permease — encoded protein: MAGARTRAARRHRLVAGAFLLPALVLLGALVVHPIGYSLYRSLFDRSGGSFVGAANYREILHDDTIRTALGNTALWVVLAPTTATALGLIFAVLTERVRWGTAFKLLVFMPMAISMLAAGIIFRLVYEADPDRGVANAVWVGVHDTFAPSSAFPKARPGRDSPLVDAGGGAFVTRDPVRAGSPVLIPLVGVAPADLPKAARPAKAAPAEPGRVTGTAWQDFRPGGGGRTNTVDPAESGYAGMRIEAVKDGKVVDSATAAGDGTFSLSAKADGALLRLPASNFAAPYAGVQWLGPTLVTPAVIGAYVWMWAGFAMVLIGAGLASVPRELLEAARVDGANEWQVFRRITVPLLAPVLGVVLVTLVINVMKIFDLVFVIAPGSVQDDANVLALQLYRTSFGTDANPGLGSAIAVLLLVLVLPVMLYNIHRMRREARA
- a CDS encoding carbohydrate ABC transporter permease, with protein sequence MTTPSTPSLTGRLAARAAGGAVRVFLVLAAMFWLLPTLGLLVSSLLAPADLNKHGWWQVLTAPSRLTTGNYERLLSNDTITGSLLSTVAITVPATLLVLVLGAFAGYAFAWLEFPGRDALFLLVVALLVVPVQVALIPVSELFGSIGLFETTAGVVLFHTAFGLPFAVFLLRNFFAEIPRELLEAARLDGAGELRLFARVVLPLGGPAIASLGIFQFLWVWNDMLVALVFADSAHPPITVALQQQVRQFGNNIDVLAPGAFLSMVIPLAVFFAFQRQFVSGVMAGAIK
- a CDS encoding bifunctional glycosyltransferase/CDP-glycerol:glycerophosphate glycerophosphotransferase, giving the protein MPRFSVIVPAYKVQAYLQEGLDSVLSQSYPDLELIAVDDASPDACGQLIDEYAARDPRVTPVHLARNGGLGPARNAGVARATGDYLVFLDGDDTLAPGALQAIADRLKATGSPDVLVYDYARTFWTGETTRNRLAHRLSEEGPASFRLADRPALLGMLMVVWNKTYRREFVEREGLSFPPGFYEDTPWTYPALLAAESVAVLDRVCVHYRQRRTGSILTTSSRRHLDIFDQYDRVFAYLGTRPELDRWRPAVHRRMAEHFCALYADPRRLPRAARPEFFKRAAVLLRRHRVPVRSGAQPVSLSRTDRVRHTLMRFGVRRTYGLLSALRAAATRLGRGALGGWRGLREAALRCHYRIQRLLPLRPELAVFSAYWHGGYACNPAAIEAKLRELEPAARTAWICDPAHAATLPKETAALRPGSLAYWTALARATYLTTNVNFDRALVKRPGQILLQTQHGTPLKRVGLDLQDRPAATPTTDFAGLLRGADQWDYLLSGNRHSTLVWEKALPSSYTTLEYGYPRNDVFHRSGPGEALELRERLGIPAGSTVILYAPTHRDYRRSRPDHLDFERVLRDLGPRFTILVRTHLTYADAPPTWERHPRLLDVSTHPSVEELCLASDALVTDYSSLMFDYAALDRPIVIHADDWEAYEASRGTYFDLRAFPPGAIARTEDELVDIFATGHWQGSRSAQLRASFRTRFCTYDDGHAAERVVRHVFLNQNSSPAGV
- a CDS encoding TetR/AcrR family transcriptional regulator, which encodes MTTLDPAAPAAPAAAAASAPAAAPAAPAAGRRRAPAGAAVLREDVTEAIREAVVEELAAVGFARMSIEGIARRAGVGKTAVYRRWKSKLHLVLDLVAAFAVDGLPVPATGSLYGDVRALLEVMSHVLRHPVASAVIPDLLVEAARNPEIAAAVRGALLDGQRRLAEGIVSEAVSRGELAEGTDPERALDLAIGPLYWRVVVVSDSAPRGYLDALAASVVAGLKA
- a CDS encoding ABC transporter permease, translated to MTTTLDKTPALPPDIEELAAAHGLTLSGARPSLPAYIAQLWHRRHFVMSYATARMAATYSTAKLGQVWHLVTPLLNAAVYYFIFGIIMNASHGVANYLPFLITGVFVWDFIGSSINAGTRAVHSNLGLVRALHFPRASLPLSSVIQLFQQLLVTMGALVVLLVCFGQLPTLNWFLVFPTLFLMAVFCAGCAMIMARLGSKNPDVSQLMPFILRTWMYSSGVMWSISDMLKHDHLPHWVTTMLQTNPAAVYIDLMRYALIDTTKTSSLPPHVWLIAVGWSLVVGIGGFIYFWKAEEEYGRG
- a CDS encoding ABC transporter ATP-binding protein, which encodes MADTTTTRAGVPADTRVPTVIADNVHITYKIVGTGGGRGSATAALSRIFNRKKPRPGIREVHAVRGVSFIAYKGEAIGLIGTNGSGKSTLLSAIAGLQPVESGRIFSHGQPSLLGVNAALMNDLTGERNVILGGLAMGMSKQQVQERYQGIVDFSGINEKGDFISLPMRTYSSGMGARLRFSIAAAKDHDVLMIDEALATGDAAFQRRSQKRIEELRKTAGTVFLVSHGIGTIRETCDRVLWLEHGVLRMDGPTQEVCDAYEEFGRK
- a CDS encoding NAD-glutamate dehydrogenase is translated as MQTKLDEAKAELLARAARVAENSPAGGLLPTGSEQGGRPDQDTTLSYLQRYYLHTAPEDLTDRDPVDVFGAALSHYRLAENRPQGTASVRVHTPTVEENGWTSSHSVVEVVTDDMPFLVDSVTNELSRQGRGIHVVIHPQVVVRRDVTGKLIEILGPDCDAHGPATARPHDSLVESWIHVEIDRETDREDLKQITADLLRVLSDVREAVEDWEKMRDAARRIAEELPSEHTASDLREHELDEARELLRWLAGDNFTFLGYREYNLVDGDALAAVPGTGLGILRSDPHHSGKDDGHPVSPSFNRLPADARAKAREHKLLVLTKANSRSTVHRPSYLDYVGVKKFDAEGNVIGERRFLGLFSSAAYTESVRRVPVIRRKVVEVLEGAGFAPSSHDGRDLLQILETYPRDELFQTPVDQLRAIATSVLYLQERRRLRLYLRQDEYGRYYSALVYLPRDRYTTGVRLRLIAILQEELGGTSVDFTAWNTESILSRIHFVVRVPQGTELPALTDADADRIEARLVEAARSWADGFGEALTAECGEERAAELLRRYGGSFPEGYKADHSPRAAVADLVRLERLTASASDFDLSLYEPVGAGPGERRFKIYRQGEQVSLSAVLPVLQRLGVEVTDERPYELRCSDRTHAWIYDFGLRLPGSTGHADQIGGDARERFQDAFAAVWQGDAENDNFNTLVLSAGLTWRQAVVLRAYAKYLRQAGSTFSQDYMEDTLRNNVHTTRLLVSLFEARLAPSRQAAGTELIDAMLEELEGALDQVASLDEDRILRAFLTLIKATLRTNFFQTAKSGEPHAYVSMKFDPQAMLDLLPAPRPAYEIWVYSPRVEGVHLRFGKVARGGLRWSDRREDFRTEILGLVKAQMVKNTVIVPVGAKGGFVAKNLPDPSVDRDAWLAEGIASYKIFISALLDITDNLVAGEVVPPKDVVRHDEDDTYLVVAADKGTATFSDIANAVAESYGFWLGDAFASGGSAGYDHKGMGITARGAWESVKRHFRELGHDSQTEDFTAVGVGDMSGDVFGNGMLLSEHIRLVAAFDHRHIFIDPNPDAAASYAERRRLFDLPRSSWADYDPSLISAGGGIHPRTAKAIPVTPQIRQALGIDAKTAKMTPAELMQAILKAPVDLLWNGGIGTYVKATAETHADVGDKANDSIRVDGQDVRARVIGEGGNLGLTQLGRIEFARLGAGGEGGKVNTDAIDNSAGVDTSDHEVNIKILLNAVVSDGDMTVKQRNTFLAAMTDEVGHLVLRNNYAQNVALANGAAQAPSLLHAQQRFMRRLEREGLLNRALEFLPTDRQIRELLNNGKGLTQPELAVLFAYTKITVADELIGTGLPDDAYLNRLLHEYFPGALREKFPEQIEAHALRREIITTILVNDTVNSGGSTFLHRLREETGASLEEIVRAQLSAREIFGLAEVWDAVEALDNKVAADVQTRIRLHSRRLVERGTRWLLNNRPQPLQITETIAFFAERVTQVWSELPKLVRGADLEWYTSIVDELTEAGVPAELAAKVAGFSSAFPTLDIVAIADRTGIDPLSVAEVYYDLADRLDITQLMDRIIELPRSDRWQSMARASIREDLFAAHAAMTADVLAVGNGASTPEERFTAWEEKNAAIIGRARTTLDEIKGSDDFDLANLSVAMRTMRSLLRTHS